The Ranitomeya variabilis isolate aRanVar5 chromosome 7, aRanVar5.hap1, whole genome shotgun sequence genome includes a window with the following:
- the MMP25 gene encoding matrix metalloproteinase-25 has translation MKLPVLIALWILGLSAAGARSRTGARETGAVMDWLTRYGYLPPPDPYSAQQQTMDGLIEAMKSMQRFAGLKQTGILDEDTIAMMHKPRCSLPDIIMPSGYQRQRRKRYVPSGAVWQKRHLTWRIESFPISLSQEKTKQLIASALRAWSQESNLKFWETQAVDADLRVSFLGGSHGDGYPFDGPGGTLGHAFFPGVGPSAGATHMDADESWTYKEDEGTDLFAVAVHEFGHSLGLSHSSAEHSIMRPYYQGTLGDHQYYRLPWDDVEGIQALYGKKNVLPGAEAPAPVPTHHFIPPRGPTYRPRLPFPDRCSTHFDAVANIRGEVFFFKGRYFWRVQATRQLVSLNPAHLGRFWLGLPPDLPRVEAVYERANDSKIVFIAGTNYWVFKDTLVEPGYPRPLTDFGLNMNGVDGAFVWKHNKKTYFFRHNRYWRFDERYGKMDPGYPRDSNLWLGLPSDVDDVISWTDGHTYFFKGAEYWKFQDGNVEAEPGYPRSIAMNWMYCAAAAPPEPTQEPGRRDQRDCNCPCAGNSSALLPAAFWFIVALMPTLLLGTL, from the exons GACTGGCTGACCCGTTATGGTTACCTGCCGCCTCCAGACCCGTACTCCGCGCAGCAGCAAACAATGGACGGATTGATTGAAGCCATGAAGAGCATGCAGAGATTTGCAGGCCTGAAGCAGACTGGAATTCTGG ATGAGGACACCATCGCCATGATGCACAAGCCTCGCTGCTCCCTACCGGACATCATCATGCCTTCTGGGTACCAGAGACAGCGGAGGAAACGCTATGTTCCGAGTGGAGCGGTGTGGCAGAAGAGACATCTGACCTGGAG GATAGAGAGTTTTCCAATATCCCTCtctcaagaaaaaacaaaacaactgattgCAAGTGCCCTAAGAGCGTGGAGCCAGGAAAGCAACCTCAAGTTCTGGGAGACCCAGGCTGTAGACGCCGATCTACGTGTCAGCTTTTTGGGGGGATCTCATGGAGACGGCTATCCGTTCGATGGTCCAGGAGGTACCCTGGGTCATGCCTTCTTTCCTGGTGTAGGGCCCAGTGCTGGAGCCACTCATATGGATGCTGACGAGTCGTGGACATATAAGG AGGACGAGGGGACGGATCTATTTGCTGTGGCTGTGCATGAGTTTGGCCATTCTCTCGGACTGTCACATTCATCGGCAGAGCACTCCATCATGAGGCCGTACTACCAGGGGACTCTTGGTGACCACCAGTACTATAGGCTACCCTGGGATGATGTAGAAGGAATACAGGCATTGTATG gaaaaaaaaatgtcctaccaGGGGCAGAGGCTCCAGCTCCTGTGCCAACTCACCACTTCATTCCACCTCGAGGACCTACATACCG GCCTCGCCTCCCATTCCCGGACCGCTGCTCCACACACTTTGATGCAGTGGCCAACATTCGAGGAGAAGTTTTCTTCTTCAAGG GTCGGTACTTTTGGCGGGTACAAGCCACCAGGCAGCTAGTCTCACTAAACCCTGCTCATCTTGGACGCTTCTGGCTGGGGTTGCCCCCTGATCTGCCCAGGGTAGAAGCAGTGTACGAAAGAGCCAACGACAgcaaaattgtttttattgcag GAACCAATTACTGGGTGTTTAAGGACACATTGGTGGAACCTGGATACCCAAGACCACTCACGGATTTTGGGTTGAACATGAATGGAGTAGATGGGGCCTTTGTGTGGAAACACAATAAGAAGACATACTTCTTCAGACACAACCGCTATTGGAGATTTGACGAGCGTTATGGGAAGATGGATCCTGGGTATCCTCGTGACAGTAACCTATGGCTTGGGCTGCCCAGTGACGTGGATGATGTCATCAGCTGGACAGATG GTCACACTTACTTTTTCAAGGGCGCAGAGTATTGGAAGTTTCAAGATGGGAATGTGGAGGCCGAGCCTGGTTACCCCCGCAGCATTGCCATGAACTGGATGTACTGTGCAGCAGCAGCTCCTCCAGAACCTACCCAGGAACCGGGAAGACGAGACCAAAGAGACTGCAATTGCCCATGTGCTGGGAacagctctgctcttctgcctgccGCGTTTTGGTTCATTGTGGCACTCATGCCTACTCTGCTGCTTGGCACACTTTAG